In the Flavisolibacter tropicus genome, one interval contains:
- a CDS encoding SH3 domain-containing protein translates to MALQSKYQQLITAAQQAGVTDLQVREQNNVLYIDGTAPSGAVKDQLWNIYNQIDPDFRAGDLVLNINSNVNTGTQAKVVTESSNLNIRKGPGTDQPIVGKAAHGETVTVISKANEQWWLVRSKDGEEGYAYAQYLQV, encoded by the coding sequence ATGGCACTTCAATCAAAATACCAACAACTCATCACGGCTGCTCAACAAGCAGGTGTTACCGACTTACAGGTAAGGGAACAAAATAATGTATTGTATATAGATGGTACGGCACCTAGTGGGGCTGTTAAAGACCAGCTCTGGAATATCTATAACCAAATAGACCCCGACTTCAGAGCGGGAGACCTGGTACTTAATATTAACTCCAACGTTAATACTGGAACACAGGCAAAAGTAGTAACGGAGTCGTCTAACCTTAATATCCGTAAAGGGCCAGGCACAGACCAGCCCATTGTAGGAAAGGCTGCGCATGGCGAAACCGTAACCGTCATCAGTAAAGCCAACGAACAGTGGTGGCTGGTACGTAGTAAAGATGGCGAAGAAGGCTATGCCTATGCGCAGTATTTACAGGTTTAG
- a CDS encoding cation:proton antiporter, translated as MHYVSTEWLLIILCCLVVLSYLFSIVSRKIRVPSVLLLLFAGIGLRFLALAYNIVIPLPGQIIEALGVVGLIMIVLEAGLDLKIEKEKIGLIRYSFFTALFILIFSTAIVTGILYYWLREDLVKSLVYAIPLCIMSSSIVLPSIHHLTERKREFLIYEASFSDILGIIFFNYFIAKEVLTLYSFGLFGFNFIVSIILSFFLSIALFFILRRTHLEVKFFLIFSLLVLIYAGGKLLHLPSLMIILAFGLLINNWEGIQKLPAVNKIAHWEMGSIRSSLHSITAESSFLVRTFFFLLFGFSIDLKFLYEVEVWMVGSLIVIGLFLIRLLYLRFSFKTTIFPESFFIPRGLITIVLFYKIPAHLKLANFNDGILFFVVLSTSIILALGMLFYKASGTDVIEEPQFAERKELL; from the coding sequence CAGAATGGCTGCTAATAATTTTATGTTGTCTTGTAGTGCTTTCTTATCTCTTTTCCATTGTAAGTAGGAAAATTAGAGTTCCATCTGTTTTATTGCTCTTGTTTGCAGGAATAGGCCTACGCTTTTTAGCACTGGCCTATAATATTGTGATCCCTTTGCCGGGACAAATCATTGAAGCCCTTGGTGTGGTTGGCTTGATCATGATTGTATTGGAGGCAGGCTTGGATTTGAAGATTGAAAAAGAAAAGATCGGCCTCATACGATATTCATTTTTTACAGCGCTATTTATATTAATCTTTTCAACTGCAATAGTTACAGGCATATTGTATTATTGGTTACGGGAAGATCTGGTAAAGTCGTTGGTTTATGCCATTCCCTTATGTATCATGAGCAGTTCTATTGTACTTCCAAGTATTCACCATCTAACGGAACGCAAAAGAGAGTTTTTGATTTATGAGGCCTCTTTTTCTGATATACTTGGCATTATCTTCTTCAACTATTTTATCGCTAAGGAAGTATTAACGCTGTATTCGTTTGGCTTATTTGGCTTCAATTTTATCGTATCAATCATCCTTTCCTTTTTTCTGTCCATAGCCTTGTTTTTTATTCTAAGGCGAACACACTTGGAAGTGAAGTTCTTTTTGATCTTCTCGTTGCTGGTTCTAATTTATGCTGGCGGTAAACTGTTGCACTTGCCTTCTTTAATGATCATTTTAGCCTTTGGCTTGTTAATCAATAATTGGGAAGGTATTCAAAAGCTGCCCGCAGTTAATAAGATTGCCCATTGGGAAATGGGGAGCATACGTTCATCCTTGCATTCTATTACCGCAGAATCCTCTTTCCTGGTACGAACGTTTTTCTTCCTGCTTTTTGGCTTTTCTATTGACCTGAAGTTTTTATATGAGGTAGAAGTATGGATGGTAGGAAGCCTGATTGTAATTGGCCTTTTTTTGATTCGTCTTTTATATTTACGGTTCTCTTTTAAGACAACTATTTTTCCAGAGAGTTTCTTTATACCACGTGGTTTAATTACTATTGTTCTGTTTTATAAGATACCTGCGCATTTGAAATTAGCCAACTTTAATGATGGTATCTTATTTTTTGTAGTACTATCAACAAGTATCATTTTAGCCTTGGGTATGTTGTTTTACAAAGCCTCGGGCACAGATGTAATAGAAGAACCTCAATTTGCTGAACGAAAAGAATTATTATGA
- a CDS encoding formimidoylglutamase yields MNTPHFKFYTKEDILSITRLRRYETKLGERVEVLGDDHSPEAFQRLNAEYVIIGVPEDIGVQANMGVAGASTTWVPFLQSFLNIQSNDFLNGDEVAVIGHFDFSDLQALIVSNAQTEEERVEAFRHAVNTIDEEVEKLVKAIVAAERIPIVIGGGHNNAYPLLKGAAKGLNAAQIIDMPQINCVNLDAHADYRPAEGRHSGNAFRYAEEDGFLQKYCVIGLQENYLQQNVWMDIVNNPFFDCITFEDIFIHEKQNFRQAVSHAIGFTDDNYVGVELDLDAIEDVLSSAYTPSGISSFQARQYVTQCAAQAKTAYLHICEGAAKLTNGKADEATGKLISYLVSDFIKSNAAPKD; encoded by the coding sequence ATGAACACACCCCATTTTAAGTTTTATACGAAAGAAGACATCTTGTCCATTACCCGTTTACGTCGCTATGAAACTAAATTAGGCGAACGTGTAGAAGTGTTGGGAGATGACCATTCCCCGGAAGCTTTTCAACGACTAAATGCAGAATATGTAATCATTGGTGTGCCTGAAGATATTGGTGTGCAAGCCAATATGGGAGTAGCCGGGGCCAGTACAACATGGGTGCCCTTTCTGCAATCGTTTTTGAATATTCAGAGCAATGATTTTTTGAATGGTGATGAAGTTGCAGTTATCGGTCATTTTGATTTTAGTGACCTGCAGGCTTTAATTGTTAGTAATGCCCAGACAGAAGAAGAAAGGGTAGAAGCGTTTCGCCATGCAGTAAATACCATTGATGAAGAAGTGGAAAAATTGGTAAAAGCTATTGTAGCTGCCGAACGTATTCCTATTGTAATTGGTGGTGGACATAACAATGCCTATCCTTTGCTTAAAGGAGCCGCTAAAGGCTTGAATGCCGCCCAGATCATAGATATGCCTCAGATCAATTGTGTAAACCTGGATGCGCATGCTGATTATCGTCCTGCAGAGGGGCGTCATAGCGGTAATGCCTTTCGTTATGCAGAGGAAGATGGTTTCTTGCAGAAGTATTGTGTGATAGGATTACAGGAGAATTACCTGCAACAAAATGTATGGATGGATATTGTCAATAATCCTTTCTTCGATTGTATAACCTTTGAAGACATCTTCATACATGAAAAACAAAACTTCCGTCAGGCGGTTTCCCACGCTATTGGTTTTACGGATGATAATTATGTGGGCGTAGAACTGGATCTGGATGCTATTGAAGATGTATTAAGTAGTGCCTATACTCCTAGTGGTATTAGCTCTTTTCAAGCTCGCCAGTATGTAACACAGTGTGCAGCGCAGGCAAAAACCGCCTATTTACATATTTGTGAGGGAGCTGCTAAATTGACCAATGGAAAAGCTGACGAAGCAACGGGTAAGTTAATTAGTTACCTCGTCAGCGATTTTATTAAGTCGAATGCTGCGCCTAAGGACTAA